One segment of Mycolicibacterium baixiangningiae DNA contains the following:
- a CDS encoding DUF5703 family protein, with amino-acid sequence MPAAWDKVVAEASDDWEWVPLRLPPDVTRISASIRLSIEAEYRGWELTRVRAYTDGSRRVLLRRRKTAGAAEQPGQ; translated from the coding sequence ATGCCCGCGGCCTGGGACAAGGTGGTCGCCGAGGCGTCCGACGACTGGGAGTGGGTGCCGCTGCGGTTGCCGCCCGATGTCACCAGGATCAGCGCGTCGATCCGGCTGTCCATCGAGGCCGAATACCGCGGCTGGGAGCTGACCCGGGTGCGGGCCTACACCGACGGCAGCCGCCGGGTGTTGTTGCGCCGACGCAAGACCGCGGGTGCGGCGGAGCAACCGGGACAGTGA
- a CDS encoding YncE family protein yields MPLRLNLRSQPLIAALAALAVGTAGCSSNPVDAPPPTITPASAAASPPVTGAPEGTVRPLGPDSRSALFDPATRSLVVLGPGPEGQSALTVLPPAAAPRTVLTPGPATAMTGDGDGGLYLSTRGGYLRVDVAAGAVDQVDVDGEADTDFTAIARREDGRLVLGTSDGAVLTLASDAAVEARLGIFARVDVLVTQGNTAVVLDRGQTSVTTVDASGTKAAQALRAGEGATTMAADPQGRVLVADTRGDALLVFGTDPLIMRQRYPVPDAPYGLAGSTGLAWVSQTATNTVIGYDLSTGIPVEKVRHRTVQQPNLLAYDDASGTLYVVSGTGAGVQVLTDAAEPR; encoded by the coding sequence GTGCCGCTGCGCCTCAACCTCCGATCCCAGCCGCTGATCGCCGCACTCGCCGCACTGGCAGTCGGCACCGCCGGCTGTTCGTCGAACCCGGTCGACGCGCCACCGCCCACCATCACCCCCGCCTCGGCCGCGGCCTCACCCCCGGTCACCGGCGCACCCGAGGGCACGGTGCGGCCGCTCGGGCCCGATTCCCGGTCCGCGCTGTTCGATCCGGCCACCCGGTCACTGGTGGTACTTGGGCCGGGGCCGGAGGGACAGTCGGCGCTGACGGTGCTGCCCCCCGCAGCGGCGCCGCGCACCGTGCTGACACCCGGGCCGGCGACGGCGATGACCGGTGACGGCGACGGCGGCCTCTACCTGTCCACCCGGGGCGGATACCTGCGGGTCGACGTGGCCGCGGGTGCGGTCGACCAGGTCGACGTGGACGGTGAGGCGGACACCGACTTCACCGCCATCGCCCGGCGCGAGGACGGACGCCTGGTACTCGGCACGTCCGACGGCGCGGTGCTGACGCTGGCTTCCGACGCCGCCGTGGAGGCCCGGCTGGGGATCTTCGCGCGGGTGGATGTGCTTGTCACACAGGGGAATACGGCCGTCGTGCTGGACCGCGGGCAGACCTCGGTGACGACGGTCGACGCCAGTGGGACGAAGGCAGCCCAGGCCCTGCGCGCCGGTGAGGGCGCGACCACCATGGCCGCCGATCCGCAGGGCCGGGTGCTGGTCGCCGACACCCGCGGGGACGCACTGCTGGTGTTCGGCACGGACCCCTTGATCATGAGGCAGCGCTACCCGGTCCCCGACGCCCCGTACGGCCTGGCCGGGTCGACCGGGCTGGCCTGGGTGTCGCAGACGGCGACCAACACCGTGATTGGCTACGATCTGTCCACCGGAATACCCGTCGAGAAGGTGCGTCACCGAACCGTGCAGCAACCGAACCTCCTCGCCTACGACGATGCGTCTGGCACGCTGTATGTGGTGTCAGGGACGGGAGCGGGCGTGCAGGTCCTCACAGATGCGGCGGAGCCGCGGTGA